The proteins below are encoded in one region of Oryzias melastigma strain HK-1 linkage group LG9, ASM292280v2, whole genome shotgun sequence:
- the LOC112148689 gene encoding transmembrane protein 252: MKKQLWSLACMLLPFAGFLLTCLGAYLLSMQSVNDFLWRSIVIYVMIAIGLLAMLFGVFLSLCHSMKSKLYQRRHVEQMQIFTVHRPSAFPPSYEECQRSQEYPVSTPQVVVPTDGIYIPMSLAPPLYSQNNSEIPDSSWCWEQPPPYSQAVQMQQGQRQQEEAASAH; the protein is encoded by the exons ATGAAGAAGCAGCTGTGGTCCCTCGCCTGCATGCTGCTGCCTTTCGCAGGATTTTTGCTGACGTGCCTCGGAGCTTACCTGCTGTCCATGCAAAGTGTGAATGACTTCCTTTGGAGATCTATCGTCATTTATGTGATGATTGCTATTGGCTTGCTGGCTATGCTTTTTGGAGTCTTTTTGAGCCTCTGCCACAGCATGAAGAGCAAATTATACCAAAGAAGACATGTGGAGCAAATGCAAATCTTCACTGTACACAG GCCAAGCGCCTTTCCTCCATCGTACGAAGAGTGTCAGAGAAGCCAGGAGTACCCTGTCAGTACGCCTCAGGTGGTTGTCCCGACCGATGGAATTTACATCCCGATGAGTCTGGCTCCTCCGTTGTACAGCCAGAATAATTCCGAGATTCCAGACTCCTCTTGGTGCTGGGAGCAGCCTCCTCCGTACAGTCAGGCTGTACAAATGCAGCAGGGACagagacagcaggaggaggccgCATCTGCACACTAA